The following are encoded together in the Gordonia insulae genome:
- a CDS encoding phosphotransferase family protein: protein MSWDWDVETRDALRDFLETRGILTGSITTRPIGDGHSNLTFLVSDGETSVVVRRPPPPPIPPGANDMVREAKLLTALYPTVVPVPEVLAVAQDGEVLDVPFYVMSFATGPVVTDRTPPPLDSVAQRRAIGQSMVDTLADLHAVDWREAGLERMGRPEGFNARHLQRMRRLVSDENGTPPSEFADVDAWLEENVPTESGATLIHCDFRIGNVILAPDTPGRIAAVLDWELATIGDPLLDLGYLLATVPDPGQPMNPTAELSAAMLEDGYPTKSELAQRYGDRTGRDVSSLAWYTTLSLWKLAVLYEYSRRRVRDGIGDPYYSDPALVQSFLRDARRSAGLAAVDPAGL, encoded by the coding sequence ATGTCATGGGACTGGGATGTGGAGACGCGGGATGCCCTGCGTGACTTCCTCGAGACACGTGGGATTCTGACGGGCTCGATCACGACCAGGCCGATCGGCGACGGCCATTCGAACTTGACGTTCCTGGTCAGCGATGGGGAGACCAGCGTGGTCGTACGACGTCCACCGCCGCCGCCGATTCCCCCGGGTGCCAACGACATGGTGCGGGAGGCGAAGTTGCTCACCGCGCTCTACCCGACAGTGGTGCCGGTGCCGGAGGTGCTCGCGGTGGCACAGGACGGCGAGGTCCTCGACGTCCCCTTCTATGTGATGAGCTTCGCGACGGGGCCGGTGGTCACCGACCGAACTCCTCCACCCCTCGACTCGGTCGCGCAGCGACGGGCGATCGGTCAGAGCATGGTAGACACTCTCGCCGACCTCCATGCCGTCGACTGGCGAGAGGCCGGGCTCGAACGGATGGGACGCCCAGAAGGATTCAACGCGCGGCACCTCCAGCGCATGCGCCGCCTCGTCTCCGACGAGAACGGCACTCCGCCCTCGGAGTTCGCCGATGTCGATGCATGGTTGGAGGAGAACGTCCCGACGGAGTCGGGTGCGACGCTCATCCATTGCGATTTCCGCATCGGCAACGTGATCCTCGCGCCCGACACACCGGGTCGGATTGCCGCGGTGCTGGATTGGGAACTGGCCACCATCGGCGATCCACTCCTGGACCTGGGTTATCTCCTCGCGACGGTACCCGATCCGGGGCAGCCGATGAATCCCACCGCCGAGTTGAGCGCAGCCATGCTCGAGGACGGATATCCGACAAAATCCGAGCTGGCACAGCGTTACGGTGACCGAACGGGCCGCGACGTCAGCAGCCTCGCCTGGTACACGACGCTATCGTTGTGGAAACTGGCGGTCCTCTACGAATACAGCCGTCGCCGCGTGCGCGACGGCATCGGCGATCCCTATTACTCGGACCCGGCGCTCGTGCAGAGCTTCCTCCGTGACGCGCGCCGGTCGGCCGGCCTGGCAGCCGTGGATCCGGCCGGCCTCTGA
- a CDS encoding enoyl-CoA hydratase/isomerase family protein has product MTIEFPDLETLTFEEAEPGIGILRINRPDRMNSQTVTMFHEHLAAGRALRDSGLRALILTGAGERAFCAGFDLDEIHVITEMGVREFLKFQETATGGIQSIRHLPFPVIAALHGPATGGGMALALAADIRLAAPTLKMSAAFVKVGLSMGELGTSYNLARLVGPARAAEIGFTARIVKADEALRTGLVNQVVPSEQLLDEALAMARLIARNSPGGVRMSKRAIQRNTEISSYEAALELENRGQALLTRTDDMPEALAAFKEKRQPEFTGR; this is encoded by the coding sequence ATGACCATCGAATTCCCCGATCTCGAGACTTTGACCTTCGAGGAGGCAGAACCAGGTATCGGCATCCTGCGTATCAACCGTCCCGATCGTATGAACTCGCAGACGGTGACCATGTTCCACGAACATCTCGCCGCCGGTCGGGCGCTGCGAGACAGCGGTTTGCGCGCCCTCATCCTGACCGGGGCCGGTGAGCGAGCGTTCTGTGCCGGCTTCGACCTCGACGAGATCCATGTGATCACCGAGATGGGCGTGCGCGAGTTCCTGAAGTTCCAGGAGACCGCCACCGGCGGTATCCAGTCGATCCGTCACCTGCCCTTCCCCGTGATCGCTGCGCTGCACGGTCCCGCCACGGGCGGCGGGATGGCGCTCGCCCTCGCCGCCGATATCCGACTCGCTGCACCGACTCTGAAAATGAGCGCTGCGTTCGTGAAGGTCGGTTTGTCGATGGGGGAGCTGGGCACCTCGTACAACCTCGCGCGCCTGGTCGGGCCCGCTCGGGCGGCGGAGATCGGATTCACCGCGCGGATCGTCAAGGCCGACGAAGCACTCCGGACCGGCTTGGTGAATCAGGTGGTGCCGTCGGAGCAGCTTCTTGACGAGGCGCTCGCGATGGCGCGTTTGATCGCACGGAACTCACCCGGAGGCGTACGGATGTCGAAGCGGGCAATCCAGCGCAACACCGAGATATCCTCGTACGAAGCAGCTCTGGAACTCGAGAATCGTGGTCAGGCGTTGCTGACGCGCACCGATGACATGCCCGAGGCGCTGGCGGCCTTCAAGGAGAAGCGGCAGCCAGAGTTCACCGGTCGGTGA
- a CDS encoding enoyl-CoA hydratase/isomerase family protein, translated as MKTLDTRFETLLAEEVKPGIVVVTLNRPDRYNAMTNLMFVELEQLAWGLETEDDCRVVILTGAGKAFCSGYDLADADDLPNLGALGMLDQQERAARALSAIRSLRVPVIAAVNGAAAGGGFSLALAADIRLAGTTAKFNAAFVRIGLSAGDLGTSWLLTRLIGPAKTSEICFTGRIVEAAEAEELGLVNSVSLDDVLADSLALAEQIVTNSPGGVQLSKRALQANLEVGSYAAALELENRGQALLTRSPDMAEALAAFKEKRAPVFQGR; from the coding sequence ATGAAGACCCTGGACACGAGGTTCGAAACCCTGCTCGCCGAGGAGGTCAAGCCGGGCATCGTCGTTGTGACGCTCAATCGACCCGACCGATACAACGCGATGACCAACCTGATGTTCGTCGAGCTCGAACAGCTCGCGTGGGGGTTGGAGACCGAGGACGACTGCCGGGTCGTCATTCTCACCGGCGCAGGAAAGGCGTTCTGCTCCGGGTATGACCTCGCCGACGCCGACGATCTGCCCAACCTGGGGGCGCTCGGCATGCTCGATCAGCAGGAACGCGCCGCCCGCGCATTGTCCGCTATCCGGTCTCTGCGGGTGCCGGTCATCGCGGCGGTCAACGGCGCCGCCGCGGGCGGTGGATTCTCTCTCGCCCTGGCCGCCGACATCCGGTTGGCGGGCACGACGGCGAAGTTCAACGCGGCGTTCGTCCGAATCGGACTGTCGGCCGGGGACCTTGGTACCTCGTGGCTGCTCACCCGCCTGATCGGCCCGGCCAAGACCAGCGAGATCTGCTTCACGGGCCGCATCGTCGAGGCGGCCGAAGCCGAGGAACTCGGTCTGGTGAACTCGGTCAGCCTTGACGACGTCCTCGCTGACTCGCTCGCCCTTGCCGAGCAGATCGTGACCAACTCCCCCGGCGGAGTGCAGCTCTCGAAGCGCGCCCTGCAAGCGAATCTGGAGGTCGGCTCGTACGCCGCCGCGCTCGAACTCGAGAACCGTGGGCAGGCGCTGCTCACCCGGAGTCCGGACATGGCCGAAGCCCTCGCCGCCTTCAAAGAGAAGCGGGCACCGGTCTTCCAGGGCCGATGA
- a CDS encoding enoyl-CoA hydratase/isomerase family protein: protein MADQAQDVVTWKTVKPGIVAVTLERPPANALGIPLLDGLHLAMDAAEKAGDVKVMVIASAQQGFFAAGADIKHLSSIDAESFTAYGDKMREVNDRIAAAGWISIAAVDGIALGGGLELALACTLRVAGPNGKLGLPEVKLGLIPGAGGTQRLPRLVGRGRALDIMLTARQVPADEAYRIGLVDRLTDSSAVEAALAFADELVGPSLPAQLAVVRTVDGAFDLPLADGARFEVDQIQTLFEDGEAAEGITAFVEKRRPQFR, encoded by the coding sequence ATGGCAGACCAGGCGCAAGATGTCGTCACCTGGAAGACGGTCAAACCAGGAATCGTCGCCGTGACTTTGGAACGTCCACCCGCCAACGCGCTGGGTATCCCATTGCTCGACGGCCTCCACCTCGCCATGGACGCCGCCGAGAAGGCGGGCGACGTCAAGGTCATGGTGATCGCCTCGGCGCAGCAGGGATTCTTTGCCGCCGGCGCGGACATCAAACACCTGTCGTCGATCGATGCCGAATCGTTCACTGCGTACGGCGACAAGATGCGCGAGGTCAACGACCGGATCGCCGCGGCCGGCTGGATCTCCATCGCGGCCGTTGACGGTATCGCGCTGGGCGGTGGGCTCGAGCTGGCCCTGGCATGCACCCTGCGCGTGGCAGGGCCGAACGGCAAGCTCGGACTCCCCGAGGTAAAGCTCGGATTGATTCCGGGCGCTGGCGGGACTCAGCGCCTGCCCCGACTCGTCGGGCGTGGGCGCGCTCTCGACATCATGTTGACAGCGCGGCAGGTCCCGGCCGACGAGGCATATCGGATCGGGCTGGTGGACCGATTGACGGACAGCAGCGCCGTCGAGGCTGCACTGGCGTTCGCGGACGAACTCGTCGGGCCGTCCCTGCCTGCACAACTCGCCGTGGTCCGCACCGTTGACGGGGCGTTCGACCTTCCGCTCGCCGACGGCGCGCGGTTCGAGGTCGACCAGATCCAGACGCTCTTCGAGGACGGCGAAGCAGCGGAGGGCATCACTGCATTCGTCGAGAAGCGCAGACCGCAGTTCCGCTGA
- a CDS encoding FadR/GntR family transcriptional regulator produces MQVPKASDVLANDLRERILRNEFPSGTALPPERELVTQTRMSRTTVREALRILEVQGLVTIKTGRSGGAFVQQPGGDALATSVSLLIRGQQLRLTALLETREAIEPACASLAAKYRTDDDLAALDAANTAIGDLDLSLESFLQANVDWHLAVATASHNELLTGFMSALSHAIYTSTENKAFVDDDVRRTTYKAHKTITDAIKAGDSAAAMRRMTKHVHGYAEAVVQVEERTKIDLGES; encoded by the coding sequence ATGCAGGTACCCAAAGCATCAGATGTACTCGCCAACGACCTCCGCGAGCGCATCCTTCGTAACGAGTTCCCCTCGGGCACCGCGTTGCCCCCGGAACGCGAGCTGGTCACCCAGACTCGCATGAGTCGCACCACGGTCCGCGAAGCGTTGCGAATCCTCGAGGTTCAAGGACTCGTCACGATCAAGACGGGGCGGTCGGGTGGTGCGTTCGTGCAGCAACCGGGGGGCGATGCACTCGCCACGTCGGTGAGTCTGCTCATCCGCGGACAGCAGTTGAGGTTGACGGCCCTACTGGAGACCCGCGAGGCCATCGAGCCGGCGTGTGCGAGCCTTGCCGCGAAGTACCGGACCGACGACGATCTGGCAGCGCTCGACGCCGCCAACACCGCGATCGGCGACCTCGATCTGTCTCTCGAGTCGTTCCTACAGGCGAACGTGGACTGGCACCTCGCGGTGGCCACTGCAAGTCACAACGAACTGCTCACGGGCTTCATGAGTGCGCTGTCCCACGCGATCTACACGTCGACGGAGAACAAGGCCTTCGTGGACGACGACGTGCGCAGGACGACCTACAAGGCGCACAAGACCATCACCGACGCGATCAAGGCCGGCGATTCTGCTGCTGCGATGCGTCGTATGACCAAGCACGTGCACGGCTATGCAGAGGCGGTGGTCCAGGTCGAGGAGCGCACGAAGATCGACCTGGGCGAGTCCTGA
- a CDS encoding LLM class flavin-dependent oxidoreductase: MATFGVNAFGVGSGRRRFETMTELAREAEAVGCAAVWTSELYSRSATIPMAALAAGTDTIAIGTNIAYGVGRSPLMWAAEARDLDELSGGRIILGLGNGTPKMMEAWHGVSGEAPAARMAELLTVLKALWRLHEGPVDHDGRFYSIHIRPTSDVPEPVRPTIPLWIAGVNKLMLRTAGEHADGLVGHPMFTADYVRGPVADEIAIGAERAGRDPADVTIMGIRICAINDDVELARRQAAFAIGQYAASRVYDRLFELHGWSAAQEVIRQAARDRDTDALVRAVSDEMIDTIAIACRPPEFAAALGRIPSGFDHLDLIAPPWGLSDEETMNINTEILAGLRQHLSSPATV, translated from the coding sequence GTGGCGACTTTCGGTGTCAATGCATTCGGAGTGGGTAGTGGTCGTCGTCGATTCGAGACGATGACCGAGCTGGCCCGTGAGGCGGAAGCGGTGGGATGTGCCGCGGTCTGGACCAGTGAGCTGTACAGCAGGTCCGCGACGATCCCGATGGCCGCGCTGGCTGCCGGTACCGACACCATCGCGATCGGAACCAACATCGCCTACGGTGTGGGCCGCAGCCCACTCATGTGGGCAGCGGAGGCTCGTGACCTGGACGAACTGTCGGGCGGCCGCATCATCCTGGGACTCGGCAACGGGACACCGAAGATGATGGAGGCCTGGCACGGCGTCAGTGGCGAAGCACCCGCGGCGCGTATGGCCGAGCTGCTGACCGTTCTCAAGGCGTTGTGGCGGCTGCACGAGGGGCCGGTGGATCACGATGGCCGGTTCTACAGCATCCATATCAGGCCGACCTCCGATGTGCCGGAACCGGTTCGGCCGACCATCCCGCTCTGGATAGCGGGCGTGAACAAGCTCATGCTGCGCACCGCGGGTGAGCATGCCGACGGCCTCGTCGGTCACCCGATGTTCACCGCTGATTACGTACGAGGGCCCGTCGCCGACGAGATCGCGATCGGTGCCGAACGTGCGGGACGCGACCCCGCCGACGTCACGATCATGGGTATTCGCATCTGCGCGATCAATGACGATGTCGAACTCGCACGTCGGCAGGCGGCGTTCGCCATCGGCCAGTACGCGGCCTCACGGGTCTACGACCGGCTGTTCGAGTTGCACGGCTGGAGTGCCGCGCAGGAGGTGATCCGGCAGGCAGCCAGGGATCGCGATACCGATGCGCTCGTGCGTGCGGTGAGTGACGAGATGATCGATACGATCGCGATCGCTTGCCGGCCGCCCGAATTCGCTGCCGCGCTCGGCCGCATCCCCTCCGGTTTCGACCACCTCGACCTGATCGCTCCGCCCTGGGGGCTCTCCGACGAGGAGACCATGAACATCAACACGGAGATCCTGGCGGGCCTTCGGCAGCACCTGTCGTCACCCGCGACAGTCTGA
- a CDS encoding SDR family NAD(P)-dependent oxidoreductase → MSNRVALVTGGAQGIGEGISRKLGEVGFRVAVADLNLEVAQQTAKEIVAAGGEAIAVPIDVTDTASVKAAVEQVSQELGPIDVAVNNAGWDDFMKFLDTDEDFWNKILDINFKGALRVNHTVVPGMIERGFGRVINIGSDAGRVGSSLEAVYSGAKGGIIAFTKTLAREVATKGVTVNTVCPGPTDTPALRKFANNSGQDADKVLGGMTRAVPMKRLALPADIAAAVAFFASDETGYITGQTLSVSGGLTMA, encoded by the coding sequence ATGAGCAATCGAGTTGCGCTCGTCACCGGCGGCGCCCAGGGCATCGGCGAAGGCATCTCCCGGAAGCTGGGCGAGGTCGGCTTCCGAGTCGCCGTCGCCGACCTCAACCTCGAGGTCGCGCAGCAGACCGCGAAGGAGATCGTCGCGGCCGGGGGAGAGGCCATCGCGGTTCCGATCGACGTCACCGACACAGCCTCGGTGAAGGCTGCGGTCGAACAGGTCTCGCAGGAGCTCGGCCCGATCGACGTCGCGGTCAACAACGCGGGCTGGGATGACTTCATGAAGTTCCTCGACACCGACGAGGACTTCTGGAACAAGATCCTCGACATCAACTTCAAGGGCGCGCTCCGTGTCAACCACACCGTCGTGCCCGGCATGATCGAGCGGGGCTTCGGCCGGGTGATCAACATCGGCTCCGATGCGGGACGTGTCGGCTCGTCGCTGGAGGCGGTCTACTCGGGCGCCAAGGGCGGCATCATCGCCTTCACCAAGACGCTCGCGCGCGAGGTCGCGACCAAGGGCGTCACCGTGAACACCGTGTGCCCCGGACCCACCGACACCCCGGCGCTTCGAAAGTTCGCGAACAACTCCGGCCAGGACGCCGACAAGGTGCTCGGCGGAATGACCCGTGCCGTGCCGATGAAGCGCCTTGCCCTCCCGGCCGACATTGCTGCAGCAGTCGCCTTCTTCGCCTCCGACGAGACCGGATACATCACCGGTCAGACCCTGTCGGTCAGCGGCGGCCTCACGATGGCCTGA
- a CDS encoding acetyl-CoA hydrolase/transferase family protein — MVDFGGLLKPGTGVWWSQAAAEPRPLVDELLEQAPELGPLRLFTGLSWNDQLAQAISPTDTMVSYGGLGALRDLGATDQLEVVPCHYSALPRMFAEHRLPCDAGLLQVAPPDADGMCSLGIGVDYMADAIAHTSLLFAEINKQMPVVPGSPRIPLGRFVSTIETDRPLQEESRRAPGDLDRAIAEYIAELVDDGDTLQVGIGSTGAAVFDALAGHKDLGVHTGMITDGVLSLIDKGVITGARKQIDPGLSVAGTALGSADMYARIAAAPVLFRPTSYTHAPQVLSQLSSLVAVNFAIEVDLTGQVGAEMSRGTYLGAVGGQVDFARAAALTGKCSIVALRSTMRGRSSIKFTLDEGVVTTARADVDCVVTEHGIAHLRGQPLAERRRRLIAVAAPEFRDELTNAVEAAA, encoded by the coding sequence ATGGTGGACTTCGGGGGACTGCTCAAACCCGGGACGGGCGTGTGGTGGAGTCAGGCGGCCGCCGAGCCGCGCCCGCTCGTCGACGAACTCCTCGAGCAGGCACCGGAGCTCGGACCGCTGCGGCTGTTCACTGGACTGAGCTGGAACGATCAGTTGGCGCAGGCCATCTCGCCGACCGACACCATGGTGTCGTATGGCGGGCTGGGCGCGCTGCGTGATCTCGGGGCGACCGACCAGCTCGAGGTCGTGCCGTGTCACTATTCGGCACTTCCGCGGATGTTCGCCGAGCATCGGCTGCCGTGCGATGCGGGCCTGTTGCAGGTGGCACCGCCCGATGCGGACGGCATGTGCTCCTTGGGTATCGGCGTCGACTACATGGCGGACGCCATCGCCCACACGTCGTTGCTCTTCGCCGAGATCAACAAGCAGATGCCGGTGGTACCCGGGTCCCCGCGAATCCCGCTGGGTCGATTCGTGTCCACCATCGAAACGGACCGGCCGTTGCAGGAGGAGTCGCGCCGCGCACCCGGCGATCTGGATCGGGCGATCGCCGAGTACATCGCCGAACTCGTCGACGACGGCGACACCCTCCAGGTGGGTATCGGTTCGACGGGCGCTGCAGTGTTCGACGCGCTTGCCGGTCACAAGGATCTCGGCGTGCACACCGGGATGATCACCGACGGCGTGCTCAGTTTGATCGACAAAGGCGTCATCACCGGCGCGCGCAAACAGATCGACCCCGGGCTGTCCGTGGCGGGTACGGCGCTCGGTTCGGCCGACATGTACGCGCGGATAGCCGCGGCGCCGGTATTGTTCCGGCCGACCAGCTATACCCATGCGCCACAGGTCTTGTCGCAGCTCTCCTCGCTGGTCGCGGTCAACTTCGCGATCGAGGTCGACCTGACCGGACAGGTCGGTGCGGAGATGAGCAGGGGCACCTATCTCGGGGCGGTCGGTGGGCAGGTCGACTTCGCGCGAGCTGCCGCCCTCACCGGGAAATGCTCGATCGTTGCCCTGCGCTCCACCATGCGTGGGCGATCGTCGATCAAGTTCACGCTCGACGAAGGCGTCGTGACGACAGCACGCGCCGACGTCGACTGTGTGGTGACCGAACACGGCATCGCACACCTGCGGGGCCAACCACTCGCCGAGCGGCGGCGCAGACTGATCGCGGTCGCCGCTCCCGAGTTCCGAGACGAACTCACGAACGCGGTGGAAGCCGCTGCATGA
- a CDS encoding thiolase family protein codes for MGAKVSGPFVNAGREVVIVEAVRTPIGKSHPEKGWFRDTHPNAMLAACYQDLVARTGIDPGVVEDLVIGCTAPFGEQSRNIGRNAWLQAGYPAEVPATTLDRRCGSAQTAVNFAAALVSSGVHDIVIAGGVEHMGHVPMNSPAKISELYGEPWPAELRERYDFVTQGESAELIAERWGISRAEMDEFAVRSHALATDAIEAGRFVDEMVSMELDGEVRTGDQTVRSGTSLETLSKLKAVFRPENGRITAGSSSPICDSAAAVVLCTREAADRHGLRVRARIADQTTVGVDPIIMLTGPIPATHKLLERNALTINDIDLFEVNEAFSSVVLAWQRELKPDEDRVNVNGGAIALGHAVGATGARLIATILNEMERRDSHLGLVTMCCGGGLGTGTLIERVD; via the coding sequence ATGGGAGCAAAGGTGTCCGGCCCCTTCGTCAACGCGGGACGAGAGGTGGTCATCGTCGAGGCGGTGCGTACCCCCATCGGCAAATCGCATCCCGAGAAGGGCTGGTTCCGCGACACCCATCCGAACGCGATGCTCGCCGCGTGCTACCAGGATCTGGTCGCACGCACGGGTATCGACCCGGGTGTGGTGGAAGATCTCGTCATCGGATGTACGGCGCCGTTCGGTGAACAGTCCCGCAACATCGGCCGAAATGCCTGGCTGCAGGCCGGATATCCGGCAGAGGTGCCCGCGACCACACTGGACCGTCGGTGTGGGTCGGCGCAGACGGCGGTGAACTTCGCTGCCGCATTGGTGTCCTCCGGAGTGCACGACATCGTGATCGCCGGCGGCGTCGAACACATGGGTCATGTGCCGATGAACTCGCCCGCCAAGATCAGCGAACTCTATGGCGAGCCATGGCCGGCTGAACTGCGCGAACGCTACGACTTCGTCACGCAAGGGGAGAGCGCCGAACTCATCGCAGAACGCTGGGGCATCTCGCGCGCGGAGATGGACGAGTTCGCCGTGCGCTCGCACGCATTGGCGACTGATGCCATCGAGGCCGGTCGGTTCGTCGACGAGATGGTCTCGATGGAACTGGATGGCGAGGTCCGCACCGGCGACCAAACCGTACGTTCGGGAACATCACTCGAGACGCTGAGCAAGCTCAAGGCCGTATTCCGCCCCGAGAACGGCCGCATCACGGCGGGGTCGTCGAGCCCCATCTGCGACAGTGCGGCGGCGGTCGTGCTGTGCACACGCGAAGCCGCGGATCGACACGGTCTGCGGGTGCGTGCGCGCATCGCTGATCAGACCACCGTCGGTGTCGATCCGATCATCATGCTGACCGGTCCCATCCCGGCGACACACAAGCTTCTCGAGCGAAACGCACTGACGATCAACGACATCGACCTGTTCGAGGTCAATGAGGCGTTCTCCTCGGTGGTGCTGGCATGGCAGCGTGAACTCAAACCCGACGAGGACCGCGTCAACGTCAACGGCGGCGCGATCGCCCTCGGCCACGCGGTCGGTGCCACCGGGGCGCGTCTGATCGCCACGATCCTGAACGAGATGGAACGACGGGACAGCCATCTGGGACTGGTGACCATGTGCTGCGGTGGTGGTCTCGGAACCGGAACCCTGATCGAGCGAGTGGACTGA
- a CDS encoding SDR family NAD(P)-dependent oxidoreductase: MSDYSGSSEPKGISVFGLSGRTALVTGAGSGVGAAVAEAFAAAGAAVLVTDINKDAAAQVSQRITAAGGTAEPFALDVCDADNARDAVAAAAQLGSGTLNILVNNAGVIAPAMFPKMDEAKFRRVLDTHLMGSYHCSHAALDVLPEDGTGRIINVTSAAGLTGTIGQANYGAAKAAIIGLTKSLARELARQSVTVNAVAPLAATAMTENIRSNEKLAAKTLARIPLGRWAYPDEIAPTFVFLASDAAAYITGQILPVDGGTVI; this comes from the coding sequence ATGAGTGACTATTCGGGATCTTCGGAGCCCAAGGGAATCAGCGTCTTCGGGCTCAGTGGACGCACCGCACTCGTCACCGGCGCCGGCAGTGGCGTCGGCGCGGCCGTCGCGGAAGCGTTCGCCGCTGCGGGCGCCGCCGTACTCGTCACCGACATCAACAAGGACGCGGCGGCCCAGGTGAGCCAACGCATCACCGCCGCCGGTGGCACGGCGGAGCCCTTCGCGCTGGATGTCTGCGACGCCGACAACGCGCGGGATGCGGTGGCCGCGGCTGCTCAACTCGGCAGCGGGACACTGAACATCCTCGTCAACAACGCCGGCGTGATCGCGCCGGCAATGTTCCCGAAGATGGATGAGGCAAAGTTCCGCAGGGTGCTCGACACCCACCTGATGGGTAGCTACCACTGCAGCCACGCCGCGCTGGACGTGCTGCCCGAGGACGGCACAGGCCGGATCATCAATGTGACATCGGCGGCCGGACTGACCGGCACGATCGGCCAAGCCAACTACGGAGCGGCAAAGGCGGCCATCATCGGCCTGACGAAGTCGCTCGCTCGTGAGCTGGCGAGGCAGTCGGTCACCGTGAATGCGGTGGCACCCCTCGCGGCCACCGCGATGACCGAGAACATCCGCAGCAACGAAAAGCTCGCGGCAAAGACCTTGGCGCGAATCCCATTGGGTCGCTGGGCATATCCGGACGAGATCGCGCCGACCTTCGTGTTTCTCGCCTCTGATGCGGCTGCCTACATCACCGGGCAGATCCTGCCGGTCGACGGCGGGACGGTGATCTGA
- a CDS encoding acyl-CoA dehydrogenase family protein, which translates to MDFELTEDQITIRDAVTELAAKFDDQYWQEKDEKHEFPTEFYNAFAEGGWLGITTPEEYGGHGYGITEASILLEQVAASGAGMNGASSMHLSIFGMHPVIVHGSEELKKRTLPRIVNGDLHVCFGVTEPGAGLDTTKITTFAKRDGDKYVVNGRKVWISKAVESEKILLLTRTQKFDESPRKTDGLTLFLTDLDRDKVDIRPIKKMGRNAVTSNELFIDNLEVPIEDRVGEEGQGFKYILDGLNPERCLVAAEALGIGRAALRAGVRYGNDREVFGRQIGKNQGIQFPLAESLARLDAAELMLRKATWLYDNGKPCGREANTAKYLCADAGFEAADRALQTHGGMGYSEEYNVARYFREARLTRIAPISQEMILNYLGSHVLGLPRSY; encoded by the coding sequence GTGGATTTCGAACTGACCGAGGACCAGATCACGATTCGTGATGCGGTGACCGAACTCGCCGCGAAGTTCGATGACCAGTACTGGCAGGAAAAGGACGAGAAGCACGAATTCCCGACGGAGTTCTACAACGCTTTCGCCGAGGGGGGCTGGCTCGGGATCACGACCCCGGAGGAGTACGGCGGCCACGGGTACGGGATCACCGAGGCGTCGATCCTTCTGGAACAGGTCGCGGCCTCCGGTGCGGGCATGAACGGTGCCAGTTCGATGCACCTGTCCATCTTCGGTATGCACCCGGTCATCGTGCACGGCAGCGAGGAACTGAAGAAGCGAACGCTACCGCGCATCGTCAACGGGGATCTGCATGTGTGCTTCGGCGTGACCGAGCCGGGAGCCGGCCTCGATACGACCAAGATCACCACGTTCGCCAAGCGGGACGGCGACAAGTACGTCGTCAACGGCCGTAAGGTGTGGATCTCCAAGGCCGTGGAGTCGGAGAAGATCCTCTTGCTGACCCGCACCCAGAAGTTCGACGAATCTCCGCGTAAGACCGACGGTCTGACGCTCTTCCTGACCGATCTCGATCGCGACAAGGTCGACATCCGACCCATCAAGAAGATGGGGCGCAACGCGGTCACGTCGAACGAGTTGTTCATCGACAATCTGGAGGTCCCGATCGAAGACCGCGTCGGCGAGGAGGGCCAGGGATTCAAGTACATTCTCGACGGCCTCAATCCAGAACGGTGTCTCGTCGCCGCAGAGGCTCTCGGTATCGGCCGGGCCGCGCTTCGTGCCGGTGTCCGGTACGGGAACGACCGCGAGGTCTTCGGCAGGCAAATCGGCAAGAATCAGGGAATCCAGTTCCCGCTCGCCGAGTCGCTCGCGCGGCTGGACGCGGCCGAACTCATGCTCCGCAAGGCGACGTGGCTGTACGACAACGGGAAACCCTGTGGCCGAGAAGCGAACACCGCGAAGTATCTGTGTGCCGACGCGGGGTTCGAAGCAGCCGACCGTGCGTTGCAGACACACGGCGGAATGGGCTACTCCGAGGAATACAACGTTGCCCGGTACTTCCGCGAAGCCCGGCTGACCAGAATCGCGCCGATCAGCCAGGAGATGATCTTGAACTACCTCGGATCGCACGTCCTCGGCCTACCCAGGAGCTACTGA